The following proteins are encoded in a genomic region of Streptococcus gwangjuense:
- a CDS encoding MerR family transcriptional regulator, which produces MYHIKEAAQLSGVSVKTLHHYDKIGLLVPLKSENGYRTYSQEDLERLQVILYYKYLGFSLEKIAELLKEERTDLLPHLTRQLDYLTREREHLDTLISTLQKTIQEQKGEREMSIQEKFAGFNYQDHQKYHQEAVEKYGQEVMDQALERQKGHEDEATAAFNQVFRALSQNFQAGLPVTATENQEEAGKLLKAIRTYGFDCSIEVFGHIGKGYVYNPEFKENIDKFGIGTAQYTSDVIAYYVQTQTK; this is translated from the coding sequence ATGTACCATATAAAAGAAGCTGCGCAGCTTTCGGGCGTCTCTGTCAAGACCCTCCACCACTACGATAAGATAGGACTTTTGGTTCCTTTAAAGTCAGAAAATGGCTATCGAACCTACAGTCAGGAGGATTTGGAACGCCTTCAGGTCATTCTTTACTATAAATATCTAGGCTTTTCTTTAGAAAAAATAGCAGAGCTATTAAAGGAAGAAAGGACAGATTTATTGCCTCATTTGACTAGGCAGTTGGACTATTTGACTCGAGAAAGGGAACATCTGGATACCTTGATTTCAACCTTGCAAAAAACCATTCAAGAACAAAAAGGAGAAAGAGAAATGAGCATTCAAGAGAAATTTGCTGGATTTAACTACCAAGACCATCAAAAATACCACCAAGAGGCGGTAGAGAAATATGGACAAGAAGTCATGGACCAAGCGCTCGAGCGCCAAAAAGGTCACGAAGACGAAGCTACGGCTGCCTTTAACCAGGTTTTTCGAGCCTTGTCACAAAATTTTCAAGCTGGACTGCCTGTAACAGCAACAGAAAACCAAGAAGAAGCAGGCAAACTCTTGAAAGCCATCCGAACTTATGGATTTGACTGCTCTATTGAGGTATTCGGTCATATCGGTAAAGGCTACGTCTACAACCCAGAATTTAAGGAAAACATTGACAAATTTGGAATTGGAACAGCCCAGTACACATCAGATGTCATTGCCTATTATGTCCAAACTCAGACAAAATAA
- the manA gene encoding mannose-6-phosphate isomerase, class I, translated as MSEPLFLQSVMQEKIWGGTKLRDEFGYDIPSEKIGEYWAISAHPNGVSKVANGRYEGTDLATLYAERRELFGNRPEPVFPLLTKILDANDWLSVQVHPDDAYGLEHEGELGKTECWYIIAADEGSEIIYGHNAKSKEELRQQIEDKNWDALLTKVPVKAGDFFYVPSGTMHAIGAGILILETQQSSDTTYRVYDFDRKDDKGNLRELHLEKSIDVLNIGEPANSRPVTIQADDLRSTLLVSNDFFAVYKWEINGKVDFEKTADYSLFSVLAGQGQLTVDGKNYPIQKGSHFILPSDVEAWTLEGQDLELIVSHP; from the coding sequence ATGTCAGAACCATTATTTTTACAATCAGTTATGCAAGAAAAAATCTGGGGTGGAACCAAGCTACGTGATGAGTTTGGCTACGACATCCCAAGTGAAAAAATCGGAGAATATTGGGCCATCTCAGCCCACCCAAATGGTGTCTCTAAAGTTGCCAATGGTCGCTACGAGGGAACAGACCTAGCTACTTTGTATGCGGAACGCCGTGAGTTGTTTGGCAATCGTCCAGAACCTGTATTTCCACTGTTGACCAAGATTCTGGATGCCAACGACTGGCTCAGTGTCCAAGTTCACCCAGACGATGCCTATGGACTAGAGCATGAAGGCGAGCTTGGAAAAACAGAATGCTGGTATATTATCGCTGCAGACGAAGGTTCAGAGATTATCTACGGTCACAATGCCAAGTCAAAAGAAGAACTCCGCCAGCAAATCGAGGACAAGAACTGGGATGCCTTGCTGACAAAAGTGCCTGTTAAGGCTGGAGATTTCTTCTATGTACCAAGTGGAACCATGCACGCCATCGGTGCTGGTATCTTGATTCTTGAAACCCAGCAGTCTAGCGATACAACTTACCGTGTCTATGACTTTGACCGTAAGGACGACAAGGGCAACTTGCGTGAACTTCATCTTGAAAAATCAATCGATGTTTTGAACATTGGCGAGCCTGCCAATAGCCGTCCTGTGACTATCCAAGCAGATGATTTGCGTTCAACTTTGCTTGTCTCTAATGATTTCTTTGCAGTTTACAAGTGGGAAATTAATGGGAAAGTTGACTTTGAAAAGACAGCTGACTACAGCTTGTTCAGTGTCTTGGCTGGTCAAGGTCAACTAACTGTTGACGGGAAAAATTATCCAATTCAAAAAGGTAGCCACTTTATCCTACCAAGTGATGTTGAAGCTTGGACCTTGGAAGGGCAAGATTTAGAATTGATTGTTAGTCATCCATAA
- a CDS encoding DUF1697 domain-containing protein, with product MEHIILLRGVTPNGKNAIPKMSYLVDILTEAGFQQVRTYIQSGNIILESDLDLEKIRERVHTLINENIGADLKMVIKNKSDFKKIVQENPFGEHYLYDRIHVIFYQESIQSLPLDKLKIDYGEEEICIGNHCLYLYLPRTAKQKKLHTNYLEKLFNIDLTMRKLNVVEKLLSK from the coding sequence TTGGAACATATTATCTTGTTAAGGGGAGTTACTCCTAATGGAAAAAATGCTATCCCTAAAATGTCTTATCTAGTAGATATCTTAACAGAAGCCGGTTTTCAACAAGTTCGAACCTATATTCAAAGTGGGAATATCATTCTTGAAAGTGACTTAGATTTAGAAAAAATACGAGAACGTGTTCATACTCTAATAAATGAAAATATTGGTGCTGACTTAAAAATGGTAATCAAGAACAAAAGTGATTTTAAAAAAATTGTCCAAGAAAACCCTTTTGGAGAACACTATCTTTATGACCGTATACACGTGATTTTTTATCAAGAATCTATTCAAAGCCTCCCTTTAGACAAATTGAAAATTGATTACGGTGAAGAAGAAATTTGTATCGGTAACCACTGCCTTTACCTCTATCTCCCTAGAACTGCTAAACAAAAGAAACTCCATACCAACTATCTTGAAAAGCTTTTTAATATAGATTTGACCATGCGAAAACTAAATGTGGTAGAAAAATTATTAAGCAAATAG
- a CDS encoding sodium-dependent transporter, translating to MSEKSQWGSKLGFILASAGSAIGLGAVWKFPYMTAANGGGGFLLVFLISTILIGFPLLLAEFALGRSAGVSGIKTFGKLGKNSKYNFIGWIGAFALFILLSFYSVIGGWILVYLGIEFGKLFQLGGTGDYAQLFTSIISNPAIALGAQAAFILLNIFIVSRGVQKGIERASKVMMPLLFIIFVVIIGRSLSLPNSMEGVLYFLKPDFSKLTSAGLLYALGQSFFALSLGVTAMLTYASYLDKKTNLVQSGISIVAMNISVSIMAGLAIFPAMSAFNIQSEGGPSLLFIVLPQLFDKMPFGTIFYILFLLLFLFATVTSSVVMLEINVGNITNQDNSKRAKWSAILGILTFVFGIPSALSYGVMADVHIFGKTFFDAMDFLVSNLLMPFGALCLSLFTGYIFKKALAMEELHLDETAWKQGLFQVWLFLLRFIIPIIIIVVFIAQFM from the coding sequence ATGTCTGAAAAATCGCAATGGGGTTCTAAACTGGGCTTTATCCTAGCATCTGCTGGTTCAGCCATCGGACTTGGTGCTGTTTGGAAGTTTCCCTATATGACTGCTGCTAACGGTGGAGGAGGCTTTTTACTGGTCTTTCTCATTTCCACTATTCTAATTGGTTTCCCTCTTTTGCTAGCTGAATTTGCCCTCGGCAGAAGTGCTGGTGTCTCTGGGATTAAAACCTTTGGAAAATTAGGCAAGAATAGCAAGTACAATTTTATCGGTTGGATTGGTGCCTTTGCCCTCTTTATCCTCTTATCTTTCTACAGTGTTATCGGGGGATGGATTCTGGTTTATCTAGGCATCGAGTTTGGAAAATTGTTCCAACTTGGCGGAACGGGTGATTATGCTCAGTTATTTACTTCAATCATTTCAAATCCAGCCATTGCCCTAGGAGCTCAAGCAGCCTTTATCCTATTGAATATCTTCATTGTATCACGTGGGGTTCAAAAAGGGATTGAAAGAGCTTCGAAAGTCATGATGCCTCTGCTCTTTATCATCTTTGTCGTCATCATCGGGCGCTCTCTCAGTTTGCCAAATTCCATGGAAGGCGTTCTTTACTTCCTCAAACCAGACTTTTCAAAACTGACCAGCGCTGGTCTCCTCTATGCTCTGGGACAATCTTTCTTTGCCCTCTCACTAGGGGTTACAGCCATGCTGACCTATGCTTCTTACTTGGACAAGAAAACCAATCTGGTCCAGTCAGGGATTTCCATCGTTGCCATGAATATCTCAGTATCCATCATGGCAGGACTAGCCATTTTCCCAGCCATGTCAGCCTTCAATATCCAGTCTGAAGGGGGACCGAGCTTGCTCTTTATCGTCTTGCCTCAACTCTTTGACAAGATGCCTTTTGGAACCATTTTCTACATCCTCTTCCTCTTGCTCTTCCTCTTTGCGACAGTCACTTCTTCTGTCGTTATGCTGGAAATCAATGTGGGTAATATCACCAATCAGGACAACAGCAAACGTGCCAAATGGAGTGCTATTTTAGGAATCTTGACCTTTGTCTTTGGAATTCCTTCAGCCCTATCTTACGGTGTTATGGCGGATGTTCACATTTTTGGGAAGACCTTCTTTGACGCTATGGACTTCTTGGTCTCCAATCTCCTCATGCCATTTGGAGCTCTCTGCCTTTCACTTTTTACAGGCTATATCTTTAAAAAGGCTCTTGCAATGGAGGAACTCCATCTCGATGAAACAGCATGGAAACAGGGACTGTTCCAAGTCTGGCTCTTCCTTCTTCGTTTCATCATTCCAATCATCATCATCGTGGTCTTCATCGCCCAATTTATGTAA
- a CDS encoding 6-phospho-beta-glucosidase: MTERGQFPEGFLWGGATAANQCEGAYNLDGRGLANVDVVPIGPDREAIITGQKKMFSFEEGYFYPAKEAIDMYHHYKEDIALFAEMGFKTYRLSIAWTRIFPKGDEAEPNEAGLAFYEDLFKECHKYGIEPLVTITHFDCPMHLIREYGGWRNRHMLDFYVNLCRTLFTRYKGLVKYWLTFNEINMILHAPFLGAGICFEEGENQEQVKYQAAHHELVASAMATKIAHEIDPENKVGCMLAAGQYYPNTAHPRDYWVAMEEDRKSYFFIDVQARGKYPNYAKKQWERKGIEIEMTAEDLDLLKNYTVDFVSFSYYASRVATGDPEVRDLTAGNVFTSIKNPYLKSSEWGWQIDPLGLRITLNAIWDRYQKPMFIVENGLGAMDTPDENGYVADDYRIAYLEAHIQAMRDAIYQDGVDLLGYTTWGCIDLVSAGTGEMNKRYGFIYVDRDNDGHGSLKRSKKKSFYWYKDVIASNSASIK; the protein is encoded by the coding sequence ATGACAGAAAGAGGTCAATTTCCAGAGGGTTTCCTCTGGGGTGGTGCTACTGCAGCTAATCAATGTGAGGGAGCTTATAATCTAGATGGTCGTGGTCTTGCTAACGTTGATGTGGTACCCATTGGACCTGACCGTGAAGCCATAATCACAGGTCAGAAAAAGATGTTTTCATTTGAGGAGGGCTATTTTTACCCAGCAAAAGAAGCTATTGATATGTACCATCATTACAAGGAAGATATCGCCCTTTTTGCAGAAATGGGCTTTAAGACCTATCGTCTGTCCATTGCTTGGACTCGGATTTTTCCTAAGGGAGATGAGGCAGAGCCAAATGAAGCTGGTTTAGCCTTTTATGAGGATTTGTTTAAGGAATGCCACAAGTATGGGATTGAGCCTCTGGTGACTATCACGCATTTTGATTGCCCCATGCACTTAATTAGGGAGTATGGTGGTTGGCGCAATCGTCACATGTTGGACTTTTATGTAAATCTCTGTCGCACCCTCTTTACCCGTTACAAGGGCTTGGTCAAGTACTGGCTAACCTTCAACGAAATCAACATGATTCTGCATGCACCCTTTTTAGGAGCTGGGATTTGTTTTGAAGAGGGAGAAAATCAAGAACAGGTCAAATACCAAGCTGCCCACCATGAGTTGGTAGCCTCGGCTATGGCGACTAAAATTGCCCACGAAATTGATCCAGAAAACAAGGTGGGATGTATGTTGGCAGCAGGGCAGTACTATCCCAATACTGCCCATCCGAGAGACTACTGGGTAGCCATGGAGGAAGACCGCAAGAGTTACTTCTTCATTGATGTCCAAGCGCGTGGGAAATACCCAAATTACGCTAAGAAGCAGTGGGAGCGTAAGGGAATTGAGATTGAAATGACGGCAGAAGATTTAGATTTGTTAAAGAATTACACTGTTGACTTTGTTTCCTTCTCTTACTATGCGAGCCGAGTGGCCACAGGAGATCCAGAAGTGAGGGATCTGACCGCTGGAAATGTCTTTACCTCTATCAAAAATCCCTATCTGAAATCTTCTGAATGGGGTTGGCAGATTGACCCACTGGGACTTCGAATCACCCTCAATGCCATCTGGGATCGTTATCAAAAGCCTATGTTCATCGTAGAAAATGGACTTGGCGCTATGGACACGCCAGATGAAAATGGCTATGTAGCAGATGACTATCGGATTGCTTATCTAGAGGCCCACATCCAGGCTATGCGAGATGCCATTTACCAAGATGGAGTTGACTTGCTTGGTTATACGACTTGGGGTTGTATCGATCTGGTTTCAGCTGGAACAGGCGAAATGAACAAGCGCTATGGCTTTATCTATGTGGATCGTGATAATGATGGTCATGGAAGTCTCAAACGGAGCAAGAAGAAATCCTTCTACTGGTACAAGGATGTCATTGCCAGCAATAGTGCAAGTATTAAGTAG